One Kitasatospora sp. NBC_01266 genomic window carries:
- a CDS encoding ABC transporter ATP-binding protein — protein MADVATKTETDRQERDRRAVEAAQKTRVPTVVVDDVHIVYKVHGASAGKGSATSALSRLISRKKSPAITEVHAVRGVSFTAYKGEAVGLIGSNGSGKSTLLSAIAGLLPTEKGGIYTNGQPSLLGVNAALMDDLTGERNVVLGCLAMGMSPAQVKERYQSIVDFSGINEKGEFINLPMRTYSSGMAARLRFSIAAAKTHDVLLIDEALSTGDQAFQRRSEDRIRELRKEAGTVFLVSHNNNAIRDTCERTIWIETGKLIMDGPTDEVVGMYERGERP, from the coding sequence GTGGCTGACGTCGCAACCAAGACCGAGACCGACCGCCAGGAGCGGGACCGGCGGGCCGTCGAGGCCGCGCAGAAGACCCGGGTTCCCACGGTCGTCGTCGACGACGTGCACATCGTCTACAAGGTGCACGGCGCCTCCGCCGGCAAGGGCAGCGCCACCTCCGCGTTGAGCCGGCTGATCTCCCGTAAGAAGTCGCCCGCCATCACCGAGGTGCACGCCGTGCGCGGCGTCAGCTTCACCGCCTACAAGGGTGAGGCGGTCGGCCTGATCGGCTCCAACGGCTCGGGCAAGTCGACCCTGCTGTCGGCGATCGCCGGCCTGCTGCCGACCGAGAAGGGCGGCATCTACACCAACGGCCAGCCCTCGCTGCTCGGTGTGAACGCGGCCCTGATGGACGACCTGACCGGCGAGCGCAACGTGGTGCTCGGCTGCCTGGCCATGGGCATGAGCCCGGCCCAGGTGAAGGAGCGCTACCAGAGCATCGTCGACTTCTCGGGGATCAACGAGAAGGGCGAGTTCATCAACCTGCCCATGCGGACCTACTCCTCCGGCATGGCGGCCCGGCTGCGCTTCTCCATCGCGGCGGCCAAGACCCACGACGTGCTGCTGATCGACGAGGCGCTGTCCACCGGTGACCAGGCCTTCCAGCGGCGCAGCGAGGACCGGATCCGCGAGCTGCGCAAGGAGGCCGGTACGGTCTTCCTGGTCAGCCACAACAACAACGCGATCCGGGACACCTGCGAGCGGACCATCTGGATCGAGACCGGCAAGCTGATCATGGACGGCCCGACCGACGAGGTCGTCGGCATGTACGAGCGCGGCGAGCGCCCGTAA
- the hpnE gene encoding hydroxysqualene dehydroxylase HpnE, whose amino-acid sequence MSGRAEETNRRTAVVVGGGLAGLTAALRLAEADYRVTLLEARPRLGGLAFSFRRGELTVDNGQHVFLRCCTAYRGLIERLGATGQVEIQPRLDVPVLSVRGDRHRLGRLRRAGLPVPLHLAASLASYPHLAPLDRLRVVRGALALQRLDLADPALDRLSFGAWLRAHGQNERTIAALWDLVGVATLNARADEVSLALAAMVFKTGLLSDPGASDIGIAAVPLGAVHHDAALAQLERADVAVRLRTKVVELKTVSATSGPPHAVRLENGELLSADVVVLAGAQDSAAALLPPEAIEGQQRLAELGTAPILNVHVVYDRKVLRRPFFAALDSPVQWVFDRTPHSGLADSQAARTRPGAQYLALSQSAVRDEIDLPVSELRARYLPELERLLPAARGAEVLDFFVTRERTATFDPAPGTAALRPVAATRIPGLLLAGSWTATGWPATMESAVRSGHAAADAALRAAGARVPVDRGDGRWPR is encoded by the coding sequence ATGAGCGGGCGGGCCGAAGAAACGAACCGGCGCACCGCCGTGGTGGTCGGCGGCGGCCTGGCCGGCCTCACCGCTGCCCTGCGGCTGGCCGAGGCCGACTACCGGGTCACCCTGCTGGAGGCCCGTCCCCGGCTGGGCGGGCTGGCCTTCTCGTTCCGCCGCGGCGAGCTGACCGTGGACAACGGCCAGCACGTCTTCCTGCGCTGCTGCACCGCCTACCGCGGCCTGATCGAGCGCCTCGGCGCCACGGGCCAGGTCGAGATCCAGCCCCGCCTCGACGTCCCGGTGCTCTCGGTGCGCGGCGACCGGCACCGGCTGGGCCGGCTGCGCCGGGCCGGCCTGCCGGTGCCGCTGCACCTGGCCGCGAGCCTGGCGAGCTACCCGCACCTGGCGCCGCTGGACCGGTTGCGGGTGGTGCGCGGCGCGCTCGCGCTGCAGCGCCTGGACCTCGCCGACCCCGCGCTCGACCGGCTCTCCTTCGGCGCCTGGCTGCGCGCGCACGGCCAGAACGAGCGAACCATCGCCGCGCTCTGGGACCTGGTCGGGGTGGCCACCCTGAACGCCCGGGCCGATGAGGTCTCGCTGGCGCTGGCCGCGATGGTCTTCAAGACCGGGCTACTCAGCGACCCGGGCGCCAGCGACATCGGGATCGCCGCCGTCCCGCTGGGTGCCGTGCACCACGACGCGGCGCTCGCCCAGCTGGAGCGCGCCGACGTCGCGGTGCGGCTGCGCACCAAGGTGGTCGAGCTCAAGACCGTCTCCGCCACGTCCGGCCCGCCGCACGCGGTGCGGCTGGAGAACGGCGAACTGCTCAGCGCCGATGTCGTGGTGCTGGCCGGCGCCCAGGACAGTGCCGCCGCGCTGCTGCCGCCGGAGGCGATCGAGGGACAGCAGCGGCTGGCCGAGCTGGGCACCGCGCCGATCCTGAACGTGCACGTGGTCTACGACCGCAAGGTGCTGCGCCGCCCGTTCTTCGCGGCGCTGGACTCCCCGGTGCAGTGGGTCTTCGACCGCACCCCGCACTCGGGCCTGGCCGACTCGCAGGCCGCGCGGACCCGGCCCGGCGCCCAGTACCTGGCGCTCTCCCAGTCCGCGGTGCGCGACGAGATCGACCTGCCGGTCTCCGAGCTGCGGGCCCGCTACCTGCCGGAGCTCGAGCGGCTGCTGCCGGCCGCCCGCGGGGCCGAGGTGCTCGACTTCTTCGTCACCCGTGAGCGCACCGCCACCTTCGACCCGGCACCCGGCACCGCGGCGCTGCGCCCGGTGGCCGCCACCCGGATCCCCGGCCTGCTGCTGGCCGGTTCGTGGACCGCCACCGGCTGGCCCGCGACCATGGAGAGCGCCGTGCGCAGTGGCCACGCCGCCGCCGACGCCGCGCTGCGCGCCGCCGGCGCCCGGGTCCCGGTGGACCGCGGCGACGGGCGGTGGCCCCGGTGA
- the ispG gene encoding flavodoxin-dependent (E)-4-hydroxy-3-methylbut-2-enyl-diphosphate synthase produces MTAISLGIPSLPLKPLATRRHSRQIMVGDVPVGGDAPVSVQSMTTTLTSDVNATLQQIAQLTASGCQIVRVAVPSQDDADALPIIARKSQIPVIADIHFQPKYVFAAIDAGCAAVRVNPGNIKAFDDKVGEIAKAASQAGVPIRIGVNAGSLDKRLLEKYGKATPEALVESALWECSLFEEHGFRDIKISVKHNDPVVMINAYRQLAAACDYPLHLGVTEAGPAFQGTIKSAVAFGALLAEGIGDTIRVSLSAPPVEEIKVGIQILESLNLRQRGLEIVSCPSCGRAQVDVYKLAEEVTAGLEGMEVPLRVAVMGCVVNGPGEAREADLGVASGNGKGQIFVKGEVIKTVPESKIVETLIEEALLLAEQMQSEGAPAGVPAVIAAG; encoded by the coding sequence ATGACCGCGATCTCGCTCGGTATCCCATCGCTGCCGCTCAAGCCGCTCGCGACGCGGCGTCACTCGCGTCAGATCATGGTCGGTGATGTCCCGGTGGGTGGTGACGCGCCGGTGTCGGTGCAGTCGATGACCACCACGCTGACCTCGGATGTGAACGCGACGCTGCAGCAGATCGCGCAGCTGACCGCTTCGGGGTGTCAGATCGTGCGGGTGGCGGTGCCTTCGCAGGATGACGCGGACGCGTTGCCGATCATCGCGAGGAAGTCGCAGATCCCGGTGATCGCGGACATCCACTTCCAGCCGAAGTACGTGTTCGCGGCGATCGACGCCGGCTGTGCGGCGGTGCGGGTCAACCCGGGCAACATCAAGGCGTTCGACGACAAGGTCGGTGAGATCGCGAAGGCGGCCTCGCAGGCGGGTGTGCCGATCCGGATCGGGGTGAACGCCGGGTCGTTGGACAAGCGGCTGCTGGAGAAGTATGGGAAGGCGACGCCTGAGGCGTTGGTGGAGTCGGCGCTGTGGGAGTGCTCGCTGTTCGAGGAGCACGGTTTCCGGGACATCAAGATCTCGGTCAAGCACAACGACCCGGTGGTGATGATCAACGCCTACCGGCAGTTGGCGGCGGCCTGCGACTATCCGCTGCACCTGGGGGTGACGGAGGCGGGGCCGGCGTTCCAGGGGACGATCAAGTCGGCGGTGGCGTTCGGTGCGCTGCTGGCGGAGGGGATCGGGGACACGATCCGGGTGTCGCTGTCGGCGCCGCCGGTGGAGGAGATCAAGGTCGGGATCCAGATCCTGGAGTCGTTGAACCTGCGTCAGCGCGGGTTGGAGATCGTCTCGTGTCCGTCCTGCGGTCGGGCCCAGGTGGATGTGTACAAGCTGGCGGAGGAGGTCACCGCGGGCCTGGAGGGCATGGAGGTGCCGCTGCGGGTCGCGGTGATGGGTTGTGTGGTGAACGGTCCGGGTGAGGCGCGCGAGGCGGACCTGGGGGTGGCCTCGGGCAACGGCAAGGGGCAGATCTTCGTCAAGGGCGAGGTGATCAAGACCGTCCCCGAGTCGAAGATCGTCGAGACCCTGATCGAAGAGGCCCTGCTGCTCGCCGAGCAGATGCAGTCCGAAGGCGCCCCGGCAGGCGTGCCGGCGGTGATCGCGGCAGGCTGA
- the shc gene encoding squalene--hopene cyclase produces the protein MTATADGRLDPEYDSEPVAVDERPPDPMGGPWQVAGEGVELIGEPPAHTPVERAEIEDSLRRATAHLLSLQDAEGWWKGDLETNVTMDAEDLLLRQFLGIRTVEQTAATAEWIRSQQRADGTWGTFHGGPPEISTTVEAYVALRLAGDGIDAPHMRAAAEYVRAQGGIAATRVFTRIWLALFGWWPWERLPEMPPEIMFLPKWLPLNIYAFGCWARQTIVPLTVVSAHRPVRPGPFDLTELHTDPANPFPLRPLAPPASWDGLFERLDLVLHAYHKRAVRPLRRLALTQAGRWIVERQEADGCWGGIQPPAVYSLIALHLLGYELDHPVMRTGLAAFERFTVHTEDGKRWLEACQSPVWDTCLATIALVDAGLPADHPALIKATDWMLEEEITTKGDWSVQRPQLAPGGWAFEFHNDTYPDIDDTAEVVLALRRVRHPEPERVGGAVHRGVEWNLGMQSKNGAWGAFDVDNTSTLPNKLPFCDFGEVVDPPSADVTAHVVEMLAEVGKADDPRTRRGVGWLLRNQEAEGSWFGRWGTNYIYGTGSVVPALVAAGVPESDPAIRRAVRWLEERQNPDGGWGEDMRSYEDPENWSGRGESTASQTAWALMALLSAGEGPGGRFAPAGGGGSAAVERGVRWLAATQLPSGSWDEPQFTGTGFPWDFSINYHLYRLVFPVTALGRYLHGNPALGRLT, from the coding sequence TTGACAGCAACCGCGGACGGCCGGCTCGACCCTGAGTACGATTCCGAGCCGGTCGCGGTGGATGAGCGGCCGCCCGACCCGATGGGTGGGCCGTGGCAGGTGGCTGGGGAGGGCGTCGAGCTCATCGGCGAGCCACCCGCGCACACACCGGTGGAACGCGCGGAGATCGAGGACAGCCTGCGCCGGGCCACCGCGCACCTGCTGTCCTTGCAGGACGCCGAAGGCTGGTGGAAGGGGGACCTGGAGACCAACGTCACCATGGACGCGGAGGACCTGTTACTCCGCCAGTTCCTGGGCATCAGAACGGTGGAGCAGACCGCGGCGACCGCCGAGTGGATCCGCTCACAGCAGCGCGCGGACGGCACCTGGGGGACCTTCCACGGTGGCCCGCCGGAGATCTCCACCACGGTCGAGGCCTATGTCGCGCTGCGGCTGGCCGGTGACGGGATCGACGCGCCGCACATGCGCGCCGCCGCCGAATACGTCCGTGCCCAGGGCGGTATCGCCGCGACCCGGGTCTTCACCCGGATCTGGCTCGCGCTCTTCGGCTGGTGGCCGTGGGAGCGTTTGCCGGAGATGCCACCGGAGATCATGTTCCTGCCCAAGTGGCTGCCGCTGAACATCTACGCCTTCGGCTGCTGGGCCCGGCAGACCATCGTGCCGCTCACCGTGGTCTCCGCCCACCGCCCGGTCAGACCCGGGCCGTTCGACCTGACCGAGTTGCACACCGATCCGGCCAACCCCTTCCCGCTGCGCCCGCTCGCACCGCCGGCCAGCTGGGACGGCCTCTTCGAGCGGCTGGACCTGGTGCTGCACGCCTACCACAAGCGCGCGGTGCGCCCACTGCGCCGCCTCGCGCTCACCCAGGCGGGCCGCTGGATCGTCGAGCGGCAGGAGGCGGACGGCTGCTGGGGCGGGATCCAGCCGCCCGCCGTCTACTCGCTGATCGCCCTGCACCTGCTCGGCTACGAGCTGGACCACCCCGTCATGCGGACGGGTCTGGCCGCCTTCGAACGCTTCACCGTGCACACCGAGGACGGCAAGCGCTGGCTGGAGGCCTGTCAGTCCCCGGTCTGGGACACCTGCCTGGCCACCATCGCGCTGGTCGACGCCGGGCTGCCGGCCGACCACCCGGCGCTGATCAAGGCCACCGACTGGATGCTCGAAGAGGAGATCACCACCAAGGGCGACTGGTCCGTCCAGCGTCCTCAGCTCGCCCCCGGCGGTTGGGCGTTCGAGTTCCACAACGACACCTACCCGGACATCGACGACACCGCCGAGGTGGTGCTGGCGCTGCGCCGGGTGCGTCATCCCGAGCCCGAGCGGGTGGGCGGCGCGGTCCACCGGGGCGTCGAGTGGAACCTCGGCATGCAGTCCAAGAACGGCGCCTGGGGTGCCTTCGACGTCGACAACACCAGCACGCTGCCGAACAAGCTGCCGTTCTGCGACTTCGGCGAGGTGGTCGATCCGCCGTCGGCCGACGTGACCGCCCATGTGGTGGAGATGCTCGCCGAGGTCGGCAAGGCGGACGACCCGCGCACCAGAAGGGGCGTCGGGTGGCTGCTGCGCAACCAGGAGGCCGAGGGTTCCTGGTTCGGCCGCTGGGGGACCAACTACATCTACGGCACCGGCTCGGTGGTGCCGGCCCTGGTCGCCGCCGGGGTGCCCGAGTCCGACCCGGCGATCCGCCGTGCGGTGCGCTGGCTGGAGGAGAGGCAGAACCCGGACGGCGGCTGGGGCGAGGACATGCGCTCCTACGAGGACCCGGAGAACTGGTCCGGGCGCGGCGAGTCCACCGCCTCGCAGACCGCCTGGGCGCTGATGGCGCTGCTGTCGGCCGGCGAAGGCCCCGGCGGGCGGTTCGCCCCCGCGGGGGGTGGTGGCAGCGCGGCCGTCGAACGCGGCGTGCGCTGGCTGGCGGCCACTCAACTGCCCTCCGGCAGCTGGGACGAGCCGCAGTTCACCGGGACCGGGTTCCCGTGGGACTTCTCGATCAACTACCACCTCTACCGACTGGTCTTCCCGGTCACCGCGCTCGGCCGCTACCTGCACGGCAATCCCGCGTTGGGGAGGCTGACATGA
- a CDS encoding polyprenyl synthetase family protein, translating to MEARPSTAAGATAQAEPVSVPELLARGRTLCTPPLRAAIARLAPPMDAVAAYHFGWTDRLGNPVAGDGGKAVRPALALLSAEAAGADALAGVPGGVAVELVHNFSLLHDDLMDGDETRRHRATAWTVFGPAQAILVGDALATLGTEVLLDSANPSGDRTAPATHTDAARAVRLLTVATRKLIDGQAQDLSFEHRDVVTVEECLAMEGNKTGALLAAASAIGAVLAGADDRTADALERYGHHLGLAFQAVDDLLGIWGATEVTGKPHWGDLRQRKKSLPVAAALAEGGAASRQLAELLADPKGRGEESEEVLAGRAALIEQAGGRAWTQDEARRQHTTALAALDEVPMADEVRERFVALAEFVVVRER from the coding sequence GTGGAGGCACGCCCCAGCACGGCCGCGGGAGCGACGGCCCAAGCCGAGCCTGTCTCGGTACCCGAGCTGCTGGCCAGAGGCCGCACGCTCTGCACCCCGCCGCTGCGTGCGGCGATCGCCCGGCTCGCGCCGCCGATGGACGCGGTCGCGGCCTACCACTTCGGCTGGACCGACCGGCTCGGCAACCCGGTGGCGGGCGACGGCGGCAAGGCGGTCCGCCCGGCGCTGGCCCTGCTCTCGGCCGAGGCCGCAGGCGCCGACGCACTTGCCGGAGTGCCGGGTGGCGTGGCCGTTGAGCTGGTGCACAACTTCTCGCTCCTGCATGATGATCTGATGGACGGTGACGAGACCCGCAGGCACCGGGCCACCGCGTGGACGGTCTTCGGACCGGCCCAGGCGATCCTGGTCGGTGACGCGCTGGCCACCCTCGGTACCGAGGTTCTGCTGGACTCCGCGAATCCCTCCGGGGACCGCACGGCGCCCGCGACCCACACCGATGCGGCCCGTGCGGTGCGGCTGCTCACCGTCGCCACCCGCAAGCTGATCGACGGCCAGGCCCAGGACCTCTCCTTCGAGCACCGCGACGTGGTCACGGTCGAGGAGTGCCTGGCGATGGAGGGCAACAAGACCGGCGCCCTGCTGGCCGCCGCCTCCGCCATCGGCGCCGTACTGGCCGGGGCCGACGACCGCACCGCGGACGCGCTGGAGCGCTACGGCCACCACCTCGGTCTGGCCTTCCAGGCCGTCGACGACCTGCTCGGCATCTGGGGCGCCACCGAGGTCACCGGCAAGCCGCACTGGGGCGACCTGCGCCAGCGCAAGAAGTCGCTGCCGGTCGCCGCCGCCCTCGCCGAAGGCGGTGCGGCCTCCCGACAGCTGGCCGAGCTGCTCGCCGACCCCAAGGGGCGCGGCGAGGAGTCCGAGGAGGTGCTGGCCGGACGCGCCGCGCTGATCGAGCAGGCCGGCGGCCGGGCCTGGACCCAGGACGAGGCCCGCCGCCAGCACACAACCGCCCTCGCCGCGTTGGACGAGGTGCCGATGGCCGACGAGGTGCGCGAGCGCTTCGTGGCCCTCGCCGAATTCGTGGTGGTACGAGAGAGGTGA
- the hpnC gene encoding squalene synthase HpnC — MTASAQSSARPGSAAADGPDQGDTLAKAARENFPVAPGFLPAAWRDDLMAVYGYARLVDDAGDGDLADPAGTAALLGAPAHGGDETAFRLGLLDALEGDLDRAFEAALPRTAGGTAGEPPRHPLIAALIPLIGRRAVTPEPFRRLIEANRVDQTTARYPTFESLVGYCTLSADPVGRLVLALADVATPERIEYSDAICTALQVIEHLQDVAEDFARGRVYLPAEDLARFGVTEADLAVSSAGTAVRELVAFEAARARTLLDHGAPLVGTVRGRLRLLLAGFTAGGYAALAAIEAAGYDVLAQQPKPDKRRLAMKAAAIFAKGR; from the coding sequence GTGACGGCTTCGGCTCAGTCTTCGGCGCGGCCGGGTAGCGCTGCGGCGGACGGTCCGGATCAGGGCGACACGCTGGCCAAGGCGGCCCGGGAGAACTTCCCGGTCGCCCCAGGCTTCCTGCCCGCGGCCTGGCGCGACGATCTGATGGCCGTCTACGGCTACGCCCGCCTGGTCGACGACGCCGGCGACGGCGACCTCGCCGACCCGGCCGGCACCGCCGCGCTGCTCGGGGCGCCCGCGCACGGTGGGGACGAGACGGCCTTCCGGCTCGGCCTGCTCGACGCGCTGGAGGGCGACCTCGACCGCGCCTTCGAGGCCGCGCTGCCCCGCACCGCGGGTGGCACGGCCGGCGAGCCGCCGCGCCACCCGCTGATCGCCGCCCTGATCCCGCTGATCGGGCGGCGCGCCGTCACCCCCGAGCCGTTCCGTCGGCTGATCGAGGCCAACCGGGTGGACCAGACCACCGCCCGTTATCCGACCTTCGAGAGTCTGGTCGGCTACTGCACGTTGTCCGCCGACCCGGTCGGCCGCCTGGTGCTCGCGCTCGCCGACGTCGCGACACCGGAGCGGATCGAGTATTCGGACGCCATCTGCACCGCACTGCAGGTGATCGAACACTTGCAGGACGTGGCCGAGGACTTCGCCCGGGGCCGGGTCTACCTGCCGGCCGAGGACCTGGCCAGGTTCGGCGTCACCGAAGCCGACCTGGCCGTTTCCAGCGCGGGGACGGCGGTACGCGAACTGGTCGCGTTCGAAGCGGCCCGGGCCCGGACCCTGCTCGACCACGGCGCGCCGCTGGTGGGTACGGTTCGGGGAAGGCTTCGACTGCTCCTGGCGGGATTCACCGCGGGTGGGTACGCGGCCCTGGCGGCCATCGAGGCCGCCGGGTACGACGTGCTGGCCCAGCAGCCGAAGCCCGACAAGCGCCGCCTGGCGATGAAGGCGGCGGCCATCTTCGCGAAGGGAAGGTGA
- the hpnH gene encoding adenosyl-hopene transferase HpnH, with product MAMPLRQTMRVSTYLIQQKLKRRDKFPLIVELEPLFACNLACEGCGKIQHPAGVLKQRMPVAQAVGAVLESGAPMVSIAGGEPLMHPQIDEIVRQLVERRKYVFLCTNALLLRKKLDKFTPSPYFTFTVHIDGLRERHDESVAKEGTFDEAVAAIKEAKRRGFRVTTNSTFFNTDTPQTIVEVLDFLNDELQVEEMMISPAYAYEKAPDQEHFLGVEQTRELFRKAFSGGNRRRWRLNHSPLFLDFLEGKVDFECTAWGIPNYSLFGWQRPCYLMSDGYVPTYRELIEKTDWSKYGRGKDPRCENCMAHCGYEPTAVLATMGSLKESLRAMRETVSGNR from the coding sequence ATGGCCATGCCGCTGCGCCAGACGATGCGGGTCAGTACCTATCTCATTCAGCAGAAGCTCAAGCGGCGGGACAAGTTCCCGCTGATCGTCGAGCTGGAACCGCTCTTCGCCTGCAACCTCGCCTGCGAGGGCTGCGGCAAGATCCAGCACCCGGCCGGGGTGCTCAAGCAGCGGATGCCGGTCGCCCAGGCGGTCGGCGCGGTGCTGGAGTCCGGTGCGCCGATGGTCTCCATCGCCGGCGGTGAGCCGCTGATGCACCCGCAGATCGACGAGATCGTCCGTCAGCTGGTCGAACGGCGGAAGTACGTCTTCCTCTGCACAAACGCACTGCTGCTGCGGAAGAAATTGGACAAGTTCACTCCTTCGCCGTACTTCACCTTCACGGTGCACATCGACGGCCTGCGCGAGCGGCACGATGAGTCGGTGGCCAAGGAGGGGACGTTCGACGAGGCGGTGGCCGCCATCAAGGAGGCCAAGCGACGCGGGTTCCGGGTGACCACCAACAGCACCTTCTTCAACACGGACACCCCGCAGACCATCGTCGAGGTGCTCGACTTCCTCAATGACGAGCTGCAGGTCGAGGAGATGATGATCTCCCCGGCCTATGCCTACGAGAAGGCGCCCGACCAGGAGCACTTCCTGGGCGTGGAGCAGACCCGGGAGCTCTTCCGCAAGGCCTTCTCCGGTGGCAACCGCCGCCGGTGGCGGCTGAACCACAGCCCGCTCTTCCTGGACTTCCTGGAGGGCAAGGTCGACTTCGAGTGCACCGCGTGGGGCATCCCGAACTACTCGCTCTTCGGCTGGCAGCGTCCCTGCTACCTGATGTCCGACGGGTACGTGCCCACCTACCGCGAGCTGATCGAGAAGACCGACTGGTCCAAGTACGGCCGTGGCAAGGACCCGCGCTGCGAGAACTGCATGGCGCACTGCGGGTACGAGCCGACGGCGGTGCTGGCGACCATGGGCTCGCTCAAGGAGTCGCTGCGGGCGATGCGGGAGACCGTGAGCGGTAACCGCTGA
- a CDS encoding phosphorylase family protein, producing MSAPLLVLCALAPEEWALRGGDWANALDGPPVLARTGMGPARAGRTISTLLAAAPQGYGAVLMTGFCAATAPGTSPGEVIIADRVHSASGCSTATRSPDALAQAVTGLGLPVRTGPLYSADHVVRGHQRRALHGRGMLAVDMESAAVLEALPAGLPVAAVRVVVDTPEHELLRLGTLRSGLRAARTLRALVPALLGWHRTAVGAGAPRRPRLSTEPSEPSLVTYSSLPTLPQEAS from the coding sequence ATGAGTGCTCCACTCCTGGTCCTGTGCGCGCTGGCCCCGGAGGAGTGGGCGCTGCGCGGTGGCGACTGGGCGAATGCGCTCGACGGTCCGCCGGTGCTCGCCCGCACCGGCATGGGCCCCGCCCGGGCCGGGCGGACCATCAGCACCCTGCTGGCGGCCGCCCCCCAGGGGTACGGCGCGGTCCTGATGACCGGATTCTGCGCCGCCACCGCGCCGGGAACAAGCCCCGGTGAGGTGATTATTGCCGACAGAGTGCACTCCGCTTCGGGATGTTCGACTGCTACCCGGTCGCCCGATGCCCTCGCCCAGGCCGTGACCGGCCTGGGCCTGCCGGTGCGCACCGGCCCGCTGTACTCCGCCGACCACGTGGTCCGCGGCCACCAGCGCCGCGCGCTGCACGGCCGCGGGATGCTCGCCGTGGACATGGAGTCCGCGGCCGTGCTCGAGGCGCTGCCCGCCGGCCTGCCGGTGGCGGCGGTCCGGGTGGTGGTCGACACACCCGAGCACGAACTGCTCCGCCTCGGGACGCTGCGCAGCGGACTGCGCGCGGCTCGCACCCTGCGGGCCCTGGTGCCCGCCCTGCTCGGTTGGCACCGCACCGCCGTCGGTGCCGGCGCCCCCCGGCGCCCGCGCCTGTCGACGGAGCCGTCAGAGCCGTCCCTCGTCACCTACTCTTCCCTGCCGACGCTCCCTCAGGAGGCGAGCTAG
- the hpnD gene encoding presqualene diphosphate synthase HpnD — MAAYRYCEAVTALQARNFSYGIRLLPEPKRLAMSALYALARRVDDIGDGELPAERKQEQLLGTRALLDEIRAGEVTEEDTDPIKVALADAARRFPVPLDAFDELIDGVEMDLRGEEYRTFEDLKVYCRCVAGSIGRLSLGVYGCADPKRGAEYADTLGLALQLTNILRDLREDAVNGRTYLPAEDLARFGCEQGFASPTPPAGADFTGLVAFEARRAQGYFEEGLRLLPMLDRRSRACTAAMAGIYHRLLGRIAAEPESVLRGRVSLPGWEKAYVALSGLAGGRS; from the coding sequence ATGGCGGCGTACCGGTACTGCGAGGCGGTCACCGCCCTGCAGGCCCGCAACTTCAGCTACGGGATCAGGCTGCTCCCCGAGCCCAAGCGGCTGGCCATGTCGGCGCTCTACGCGCTGGCCCGCCGGGTCGACGACATCGGCGACGGCGAGCTGCCGGCCGAGCGCAAGCAGGAGCAACTGCTGGGCACCCGCGCCCTGCTGGACGAGATCCGGGCGGGCGAGGTCACCGAGGAGGACACCGACCCGATCAAGGTGGCGCTGGCGGACGCCGCCCGGCGCTTCCCGGTCCCGCTGGACGCCTTCGACGAGCTGATCGACGGCGTCGAGATGGACCTGCGCGGCGAGGAGTACCGGACCTTCGAGGACCTGAAGGTCTACTGCCGCTGCGTGGCCGGTTCGATCGGTCGGCTCTCGCTGGGCGTCTACGGCTGCGCGGACCCCAAGCGCGGCGCCGAGTACGCGGACACCCTGGGGCTGGCTCTGCAGCTCACCAACATCCTGCGCGACCTGCGCGAGGACGCGGTCAACGGCCGCACCTACCTGCCCGCCGAGGACCTGGCCAGGTTCGGCTGCGAGCAGGGCTTCGCCTCGCCCACGCCCCCGGCCGGCGCTGACTTCACCGGCCTGGTGGCTTTCGAGGCGCGGCGTGCTCAGGGCTACTTCGAGGAGGGCCTGCGGCTGCTGCCGATGCTGGACCGGCGCAGCCGCGCCTGCACCGCGGCGATGGCCGGCATCTACCACCGGCTGCTCGGGCGGATCGCCGCCGAGCCGGAGTCGGTGCTCCGCGGCCGGGTCTCGCTGCCGGGCTGGGAGAAGGCCTACGTCGCGCTCTCGGGTCTGGCCGGAGGACGTTCTTGA